A genome region from Thermomicrobiales bacterium includes the following:
- a CDS encoding PQQ-dependent sugar dehydrogenase — protein sequence MRLTRRTFIASPVALGLLTVPELVVAQGVDGLPIAFEQIYDGLDRPVGYIESNDGSGRFFIVEQGGRILVSVGGDVLSTPFLDISDQVSSGNEQGLLGMALDPGFGENRRVFVSYTDTEGNSQIVRYTVGEESPNRLDPDSAVTIMTLEQPNSNHNGGHIEFGPDGFLYLGFGDGGGQGDPDGIAQDPGTLLAKILRIDVTGGQEPYGIPADNPFVDDPSFAPETFAWGFRNPWRFSFDRETGDLWIGDVGQNDIEEIDLIPAGSSGQNFGWSVLEGNDCYQDPDCDPSEYTAPVDQYTHDYGCSVTGGYVYRGGFISDLAGTYLFADYCTGYLWGLIPNGDGSYTATDYIETEMNPSSFAQDMSGELYIIDLNGGIYRIVAG from the coding sequence ATGCGCCTCACGCGCCGAACCTTCATCGCCAGCCCGGTTGCGCTCGGGCTATTGACCGTTCCTGAGCTCGTGGTGGCGCAGGGGGTGGACGGACTGCCGATCGCGTTCGAGCAGATCTACGACGGGCTGGACCGCCCGGTGGGGTACATCGAATCGAACGACGGTTCGGGCCGGTTCTTCATTGTCGAGCAAGGCGGCCGGATTCTCGTCTCGGTCGGCGGCGACGTCTTGAGCACCCCCTTCCTCGATATCTCCGACCAGGTGTCGTCTGGCAACGAGCAGGGACTGCTCGGTATGGCGCTCGACCCCGGGTTCGGTGAGAACCGTCGCGTCTTCGTCTCATATACCGATACCGAGGGCAACTCCCAGATCGTGCGCTACACCGTCGGCGAGGAGAGCCCGAACCGGCTCGATCCCGATTCCGCCGTTACCATCATGACGCTGGAGCAACCCAACTCCAATCACAATGGCGGCCACATCGAGTTCGGTCCGGACGGGTTTCTCTATCTCGGCTTCGGCGATGGCGGCGGACAAGGCGATCCGGACGGAATCGCCCAGGACCCGGGCACACTCCTCGCCAAAATCTTGCGCATCGATGTCACCGGCGGCCAGGAACCGTACGGTATCCCCGCCGACAATCCCTTCGTCGACGATCCCAGTTTCGCCCCCGAGACCTTTGCCTGGGGATTCCGCAACCCGTGGCGCTTCAGCTTCGACCGCGAGACCGGCGACCTCTGGATCGGCGATGTTGGACAGAACGACATCGAGGAAATCGACCTCATCCCCGCCGGCTCCAGCGGTCAGAATTTCGGCTGGAGCGTGCTCGAAGGGAACGACTGCTACCAGGATCCCGATTGCGATCCGTCCGAGTACACCGCGCCGGTCGATCAATACACGCATGATTACGGTTGTTCCGTAACTGGCGGCTATGTCTACCGCGGCGGCTTCATCTCCGATCTGGCTGGAACCTATCTCTTCGCCGACTACTGCACCGGCTACTTGTGGGGACTCATTCCCAATGGCGATGGCTCCTACACTGCCACCGACTACATCGAAACGGAAATGAATCCCTCGTCGTTCGCCCAGGACATGTCTGGTGAGCTCTACATCATCGACCTCAATGGCGGCATCTACCGCATCGTTGCGGGGTAA
- a CDS encoding sugar ABC transporter substrate-binding protein, translated as MLQLRNRFHEMSRKEHRAALQSISRRGFIGGGAALAGLVAASGLRPGVTHAEALANLNILPEDLPAPQYRMATVEVGAASTWVSHGIETSKFVGSLLGVEVEAFDGQFDPALQLSALQTISGEDWDFVALHPASSDALVDGTDAIIGNDIPLIIMDTRLIQDPDANMEYNFLTFIEPDNIYMGSTVAEELMKAINYQGEVIHTRGQLGHTGSQGRYDGFQQVVAKYPDVKVVDETPGEWQTDIVASLWQDLLQRFPNVVGGYFHSDDMALAAASIVDGAGMADQVKLVGVDGGRNACEAILDGTLYASVINPSGRIHGGSVWAGYLNASGTDNHDGEIPKFIRADGGPITADNAAGYIWLYDNYQY; from the coding sequence ATGCTTCAGCTTCGGAACCGTTTCCATGAGATGTCGCGCAAGGAACATCGCGCGGCGCTCCAGTCGATTAGCCGCCGTGGCTTCATCGGCGGTGGCGCGGCGTTGGCTGGCCTGGTGGCTGCGTCCGGATTGCGGCCCGGCGTCACCCACGCCGAGGCGCTGGCGAATCTGAACATCCTGCCGGAAGACCTGCCGGCGCCGCAGTACCGCATGGCGACAGTCGAAGTCGGCGCGGCGTCGACCTGGGTTTCCCACGGTATCGAGACCTCGAAGTTCGTTGGCTCCCTGCTGGGTGTCGAGGTCGAGGCGTTCGACGGTCAGTTCGACCCGGCGCTTCAGCTTTCAGCGCTGCAGACGATCTCTGGTGAAGATTGGGACTTCGTGGCCCTGCACCCGGCATCGTCCGATGCGCTGGTCGATGGCACCGATGCCATCATCGGCAATGACATTCCATTGATCATCATGGACACCCGGCTCATCCAGGATCCGGACGCCAACATGGAATACAACTTCCTGACCTTCATCGAGCCAGACAACATCTATATGGGCTCGACGGTGGCGGAAGAGTTGATGAAGGCCATCAACTACCAGGGCGAGGTCATCCACACCCGCGGCCAGCTCGGTCACACCGGTTCGCAAGGACGCTATGACGGCTTCCAGCAGGTAGTCGCCAAGTACCCGGATGTCAAGGTTGTGGACGAGACCCCGGGCGAGTGGCAGACGGATATCGTCGCCAGCCTGTGGCAGGACCTGCTGCAGCGCTTCCCGAACGTGGTCGGCGGCTACTTCCACTCGGACGACATGGCGCTAGCCGCAGCCAGCATCGTGGACGGCGCTGGCATGGCCGATCAGGTCAAGCTGGTGGGTGTCGACGGCGGACGCAACGCCTGCGAGGCTATCCTCGACGGCACGCTGTACGCCTCGGTCATCAACCCGTCCGGCCGCATTCATGGCGGCTCGGTCTGGGCCGGCTACCTGAACGCCTCCGGCACCGACAACCACGACGGCGAGATTCCCAAGTTCATCCGCGCCGACGGCGGCCCGATCACGGCCGACAACGCCGCGGGATACATCTGGCTGTACGACAACTACCAGTACTAG
- a CDS encoding MBL fold metallo-hydrolase, giving the protein MLTLTFLGTGTSNGVPMIGCECDVCTSTDPRDFRNRTSAYLVWGNLHLLIDTATELRLQALNFGIREVDAVLFTHAHADHTGGFDELRRFNEIAQAHLPVYAGPDTAAVLRERFAYAFEDIFPFYGGKPDLTLHEVRGPFEIQGKTIVPIPVVHGRTNVLGYRFGPLAYVTDAKIVPEESVELLKGVDTLVINALRQKPHPTHLSFSEAIELIECVSPRRAYLIHLSHETSHVAASALLPDGVEVAYDGLTITVD; this is encoded by the coding sequence ATGCTCACCCTCACATTCCTTGGCACCGGCACCTCCAACGGCGTGCCCATGATCGGCTGCGAGTGCGACGTTTGCACGTCCACTGATCCGCGCGATTTCCGCAACCGCACCTCCGCCTATCTCGTTTGGGGCAATCTCCATCTGCTCATCGACACCGCCACCGAGCTCCGCCTCCAGGCGCTGAACTTCGGCATCCGCGAGGTAGACGCGGTGCTTTTCACCCATGCCCACGCCGACCATACCGGCGGGTTCGACGAGTTGCGCCGCTTCAACGAGATCGCGCAGGCGCATCTTCCGGTCTATGCCGGTCCCGATACCGCTGCCGTCTTGCGCGAGCGATTTGCCTATGCGTTCGAAGACATCTTCCCCTTCTATGGAGGCAAACCCGATCTCACCCTGCACGAGGTGCGCGGTCCCTTTGAGATTCAGGGGAAAACCATCGTACCCATTCCCGTCGTTCATGGCCGCACCAATGTGCTCGGGTACCGATTCGGTCCGCTTGCCTATGTCACCGATGCCAAGATCGTGCCCGAGGAGTCGGTCGAGTTGCTGAAGGGGGTCGATACGCTCGTCATCAACGCCCTGCGTCAGAAACCGCATCCAACTCATCTCAGCTTCAGCGAGGCGATCGAACTCATCGAGTGCGTCTCCCCTCGTCGCGCCTACCTCATCCACCTTTCTCACGAAACGAGCCATGTGGCCGCCTCTGCCCTTCTTCCGGATGGCGTCGAGGTCGCGTATGACGGCCTGACGATCACCGTGGACTGA
- a CDS encoding cupin domain-containing protein: protein MNIIRASEIAYVETPGANRTAGIATPNHGAREVSVIRQRQQPGGGNPAHTHDREEVMLVTAGIVEVHIGGNRVVLDAGDTLVIPASTEHRLANAGDTEAEWLLIAPAGIGIFHANGERAEPVWSR, encoded by the coding sequence GTGAACATCATTCGAGCATCAGAGATCGCCTATGTGGAGACGCCAGGGGCCAACCGCACAGCCGGAATCGCCACGCCAAACCACGGGGCGCGGGAGGTGAGTGTGATCCGGCAACGGCAGCAACCCGGTGGCGGTAATCCGGCGCATACGCACGACCGGGAAGAGGTCATGCTCGTGACAGCGGGTATCGTCGAGGTCCACATCGGCGGCAACCGTGTGGTCCTCGACGCAGGCGACACCCTGGTGATCCCGGCCAGCACCGAGCATCGGCTCGCGAATGCCGGGGATACGGAAGCCGAGTGGTTGCTGATCGCTCCGGCGGGCATCGGGATCTTTCATGCGAACGGAGAGCGAGCCGAGCCGGTGTGGTCCCGGTAG
- a CDS encoding SDR family oxidoreductase codes for MDVPRNLEGKVALVTGAGSGLGQATAVELARRGARVVFTELPDRLDRAGETLDQIESAGGSGLILGLDVTDLENIRQVAAATAAVDGHIDMLVNNAGINIRQDAFDVTEEAWDKVIDTDLKGVFFMAQAVGRIMRDQHPQGGSIVNVASVMGLGGYYQRSSYCSAKAGVVNLTKVLALEWGPVNIRVNAVCPAFVDTPLTRPMFESNPASYDDIIYRTPSGRLGTPQEVANAIAFLCGPESSYVNGLPLTVDGGWTAT; via the coding sequence ATGGACGTTCCACGAAATCTCGAGGGGAAGGTGGCGCTGGTGACCGGCGCCGGATCGGGCCTTGGCCAGGCAACGGCAGTCGAGCTCGCCCGCAGAGGCGCGCGCGTTGTGTTTACCGAGTTGCCGGACCGGCTCGACCGCGCGGGCGAAACGCTCGATCAGATCGAGTCTGCGGGCGGTTCCGGGCTGATTCTGGGACTCGACGTCACCGATCTCGAGAACATTCGCCAGGTGGCGGCAGCCACGGCGGCGGTCGACGGGCACATCGACATGCTGGTCAACAACGCTGGCATCAACATCCGGCAAGACGCATTCGATGTTACTGAGGAGGCGTGGGACAAGGTGATCGACACCGATCTCAAAGGCGTCTTCTTCATGGCTCAGGCCGTGGGGCGCATCATGCGCGACCAACATCCCCAGGGAGGCTCCATCGTCAATGTCGCGAGCGTCATGGGCCTCGGCGGATACTACCAGCGTTCGTCGTACTGCTCCGCCAAAGCCGGGGTCGTCAACCTGACCAAGGTGCTCGCCCTCGAATGGGGACCGGTGAACATCCGGGTCAATGCGGTCTGCCCGGCCTTTGTCGACACCCCGCTCACCCGGCCTATGTTCGAAAGCAATCCCGCATCGTATGACGACATCATCTACCGCACGCCATCCGGCCGCCTTGGCACGCCGCAAGAAGTCGCCAACGCCATCGCGTTCTTGTGCGGTCCGGAATCGTCCTATGTCAATGGCTTGCCACTGACCGTCGACGGCGGCTGGACCGCCACGTAG
- a CDS encoding sigma-70 family RNA polymerase sigma factor: protein MIDSFADPAPTDEALIAALGAGDADALGQLYDRYRRVAMAVAYRILDDTAASEDCLQDAFLQVWRNHASFHPERGSVKSWLLTIVRNAAIDRHRGREGRARQNRPLEEVDYLLGDNDDPHEQAVEALQAEQIQAAVMGLPDEQREAITLAFFNGLTHQEIAERTGVPLGTVKGRMRLGLKKLRQQLTEET, encoded by the coding sequence ATGATCGATTCATTCGCCGATCCCGCTCCGACCGATGAAGCATTGATCGCCGCGCTCGGCGCGGGGGATGCCGATGCGCTCGGGCAGCTCTACGACCGCTACCGCCGGGTGGCGATGGCGGTCGCCTATCGCATTCTGGACGACACCGCAGCGTCGGAGGACTGTCTGCAGGACGCGTTCCTGCAGGTCTGGCGCAACCATGCGTCGTTCCACCCAGAGCGGGGAAGCGTCAAGAGTTGGTTGCTGACCATCGTGCGCAATGCCGCTATCGACCGGCATCGAGGCCGGGAGGGGAGAGCTCGTCAGAACCGTCCGCTCGAGGAGGTGGACTATCTCCTGGGGGACAACGACGATCCGCACGAACAGGCGGTCGAGGCATTGCAGGCGGAGCAGATCCAGGCAGCGGTCATGGGATTGCCTGACGAGCAGCGCGAGGCCATCACGCTCGCGTTTTTCAACGGTTTGACCCATCAGGAGATCGCGGAGCGGACGGGCGTTCCACTCGGGACGGTGAAGGGCCGCATGCGGTTGGGGTTGAAGAAGCTGCGGCAGCAGTTGACCGAGGAGACGTGA
- a CDS encoding FAD-binding protein gives MSAFDPVDVAIVGSGMAGAVAALRLAQAGLQVVCLEQGGWTTPAAHPHARPDYEWERLTSFATSPTFGSGRRTIRSIRATKRP, from the coding sequence ATGAGCGCGTTCGATCCGGTCGATGTGGCGATCGTCGGTTCCGGGATGGCCGGGGCGGTAGCCGCGTTGCGCCTGGCGCAGGCGGGTCTACAGGTCGTCTGCCTGGAACAAGGGGGCTGGACGACGCCTGCGGCGCATCCGCATGCACGGCCGGACTATGAATGGGAGCGGCTGACCAGCTTCGCGACCTCGCCAACATTCGGCAGTGGGAGACGGACTATCCGGTCGATACGCGCGACGAAGCGACCCTGA
- a CDS encoding DMT family transporter yields MTTRTESIDSRPAHQFAFLPELALFFTVSLWASTFIVTKDAFTHFNVMAFVFVRFGLMIAMAFAILAVIRARNPATRTLPERADLFRYLGAGLAGFTVYQLGFNLGLDRTSIFSASLLISTSPLFTILILTLIGERPPAAAWIGVAVAVIGVAIFLSEKQGGEHSAAGDLLCIMAAIAFGVYGVINRPLVASYPAATYTAWTLLFGGVPLMLAALPAARDQNWGDLTGRSWLAVIYMVIFPVYVAYMLWNFGIARRGAAVATSFGLLVPVIAGILSALLYDETFGPRKLIGAALVLGGLLFIRIGPRWIGQRAAKSTIPSRGNRLDA; encoded by the coding sequence GTGACCACCCGAACTGAATCGATCGATTCCCGGCCAGCGCACCAATTCGCATTTCTCCCCGAACTTGCGCTCTTCTTTACCGTTTCGCTCTGGGCCTCGACCTTCATCGTCACCAAGGACGCGTTCACCCATTTCAACGTTATGGCGTTCGTTTTCGTCCGGTTCGGACTGATGATCGCCATGGCGTTCGCCATCCTGGCGGTCATCCGTGCGCGAAACCCTGCGACACGCACCCTCCCGGAACGAGCCGACCTGTTCCGATACCTTGGAGCCGGTTTGGCCGGGTTCACGGTCTATCAGCTCGGCTTCAATCTGGGACTCGACCGCACCTCGATCTTCTCCGCCTCCCTGTTGATCTCTACCAGCCCGCTCTTCACGATCCTCATACTGACGCTCATTGGCGAGCGCCCACCCGCTGCGGCCTGGATCGGGGTCGCCGTCGCGGTCATCGGCGTCGCGATCTTTCTCAGCGAGAAACAGGGCGGAGAGCATTCCGCCGCCGGCGACCTGCTCTGCATCATGGCCGCCATCGCGTTCGGCGTCTACGGTGTCATCAACCGTCCGTTGGTCGCGAGCTATCCAGCCGCCACCTACACCGCCTGGACCTTGTTGTTTGGCGGCGTTCCGCTCATGCTGGCCGCGCTTCCCGCGGCTCGCGATCAGAACTGGGGCGACCTGACCGGCCGCAGTTGGCTGGCGGTCATCTATATGGTCATCTTCCCGGTCTATGTGGCCTACATGCTCTGGAACTTCGGAATTGCCCGGCGCGGAGCTGCGGTCGCCACCAGCTTTGGGCTCCTCGTCCCCGTCATCGCTGGCATCCTCTCGGCGTTGCTCTACGACGAAACCTTCGGGCCCCGGAAGCTCATCGGCGCGGCGCTCGTTCTTGGCGGATTGCTTTTCATCCGCATTGGGCCGCGCTGGATCGGCCAACGTGCCGCCAAATCCACGATTCCTTCCAGAGGAAACCGGCTGGACGCTTGA
- a CDS encoding GMC family oxidoreductase, producing MGAADQLRDLANIRQWETDYPVDTRDEATLMWNGVGGSTVHYTGTWPRLRPSDFRKGTEHGCQPDWPFTYEDLEPFYDQVDRVSGIAGCMGDRAMPERMPYQTRPLPPGPIGPVVARGFDRLGWHWWPMPEAIIADPYDGRLPCNNCGNCQSGCPRGSLNDMSFTYWPKALAAGAQLRAYARAERIASDDAGRATGVEYVDLMSGQRFFQPARVVVMAANGVGTPRLLLLSATNRFPNGLANGNDLVGRHLMHHGLAIVEGWVDEITDPHKGVESAVLISSEFAETDVSRGFINGFTMHIVRMNGAGFQALGSHSRNTIPWGAGHHAEFRKKFGHGISVVCMGDDLPLPENRVTLSETLTDSSGLPAPKIDYRLHANDRRMMDFAIDRAVDLMNACDAWEIKVNRWDRFGRDYAPPAFHLYGTCRMGVDPETSVTNQYGQAWEVPNLFIMDGSLMPTGGAINPTSTIGSVALRCADHLAANIDEIAG from the coding sequence ATGGGAGCGGCTGACCAGCTTCGCGACCTCGCCAACATTCGGCAGTGGGAGACGGACTATCCGGTCGATACGCGCGACGAAGCGACCCTGATGTGGAACGGGGTAGGCGGATCGACCGTGCACTACACGGGGACGTGGCCGCGTTTGCGTCCCTCGGATTTCCGCAAGGGGACCGAACACGGCTGCCAGCCCGATTGGCCCTTCACGTACGAAGACCTGGAGCCGTTCTACGACCAGGTCGACCGCGTCAGCGGGATCGCGGGCTGCATGGGCGACCGGGCTATGCCGGAGCGGATGCCGTACCAGACGCGCCCCCTCCCCCCTGGGCCGATCGGGCCGGTGGTGGCGCGGGGGTTCGACCGGCTCGGGTGGCATTGGTGGCCGATGCCGGAAGCGATCATCGCCGATCCGTACGACGGTCGCCTGCCATGCAACAACTGCGGCAATTGCCAGTCGGGATGTCCGCGCGGATCGCTGAACGACATGTCGTTTACCTATTGGCCCAAGGCGCTGGCGGCCGGAGCGCAATTGCGCGCCTATGCGCGGGCTGAACGGATCGCCAGCGACGACGCGGGCCGGGCAACCGGGGTCGAATACGTCGATCTCATGTCCGGGCAGCGCTTCTTTCAGCCGGCGCGGGTCGTTGTCATGGCAGCAAATGGCGTGGGCACGCCGCGGTTGCTGCTTCTTTCCGCGACGAACCGCTTTCCGAACGGCTTGGCCAACGGAAACGATCTGGTCGGACGGCATTTGATGCACCACGGACTCGCTATCGTCGAAGGATGGGTGGACGAGATCACCGACCCGCACAAGGGGGTGGAATCGGCAGTGCTGATCTCGTCCGAGTTCGCGGAAACCGACGTTTCGCGCGGGTTCATCAATGGCTTCACGATGCACATCGTGCGCATGAACGGAGCCGGGTTTCAGGCGCTCGGGTCGCATTCGCGCAACACGATTCCCTGGGGAGCAGGGCATCACGCAGAGTTCCGGAAGAAGTTCGGGCATGGGATCAGCGTGGTTTGCATGGGGGACGATTTGCCGTTGCCGGAGAACCGGGTCACGCTCTCGGAAACGCTGACCGATTCGTCCGGATTGCCAGCGCCGAAGATCGACTACCGCCTACATGCGAACGACCGGCGGATGATGGATTTCGCCATCGACCGGGCAGTCGATCTGATGAACGCATGTGACGCATGGGAGATCAAGGTCAACCGCTGGGACCGCTTTGGGCGGGACTACGCGCCGCCAGCTTTCCACCTCTACGGAACGTGCCGCATGGGTGTCGATCCGGAAACGTCGGTGACGAACCAGTACGGCCAGGCATGGGAGGTTCCGAACCTCTTCATCATGGACGGGAGCCTGATGCCGACCGGCGGGGCGATCAACCCGACCTCGACGATCGGGTCGGTGGCGTTGCGCTGCGCCGATCACCTGGCGGCCAATATCGATGAGATCGCGGGTTAG
- a CDS encoding MarR family winged helix-turn-helix transcriptional regulator, with the protein MTSHDPEHDQIQHLRDHHIGRLFLQAHRVYSAHAIDALRARGYSELGAAHAAILPHIEVNGTRTTVIAERAGVSKQAAGQVVDDLARQGLVERIPDPADGRAALVVFTDAGWEYLRTASSIKQEIESDYIHLLGEAAFRALCENLARIIDHEKHRAD; encoded by the coding sequence ATGACATCCCACGATCCGGAACACGACCAAATCCAGCACCTGCGTGACCACCACATCGGCCGCCTCTTCCTGCAAGCGCATCGGGTCTACAGCGCCCACGCCATCGACGCGCTGCGCGCCCGGGGATATTCCGAGCTTGGCGCCGCTCATGCCGCCATCCTGCCCCACATCGAGGTAAACGGCACCCGCACGACAGTCATTGCCGAGCGCGCTGGTGTGAGCAAGCAGGCTGCCGGGCAGGTGGTCGACGATCTGGCGCGCCAGGGGCTGGTCGAGCGGATTCCCGACCCAGCCGATGGGCGCGCGGCGCTGGTCGTCTTCACGGATGCAGGGTGGGAATATCTGCGCACCGCTTCATCGATCAAGCAGGAAATCGAATCCGACTACATTCATCTGCTCGGCGAAGCAGCGTTTCGCGCTCTTTGCGAGAACCTGGCTCGTATCATCGACCACGAGAAACACCGCGCCGATTGA